The proteins below come from a single Juglans regia cultivar Chandler chromosome 12, Walnut 2.0, whole genome shotgun sequence genomic window:
- the LOC109006114 gene encoding mitochondrial arginine transporter BAC2-like, whose translation MDFAPEFLESSLGREFVAGGLGGVAGIISGYPLDTLRVRQQHSNAGSAFGILRNVVTKEGPAALYRGMGAPLASITFQNAMVFQINAVLSRAFDLSLSAKDPPSYKGVALGGFCTGALQSLLLTPVELVKIRLQLQNNVYAKLHHADAHEGPMSVAKSIFKTEGVKGMYRGLTITVLRDAPAHCLYFWTYEYMREQLHPGCRKSCQESLQTMMVAGGLAGVASWACCYPLDVVKTRLQAQSQSSLPKYSGIVDCFRKSVREEGYRVLWRGLGTAVARAFIVNGGLYLCLFNNGSLQAENAI comes from the exons ATGGATTTCGCACCAGAGTTTCTTGAAAGCAGTTTGGGCAGAGAATTTGTGGCTGGAGGCTTAGGAGGTGTTGCCGGAATAATATCTGGTTATCCGCTCGACACTCTCCGTGTCCGCCAACAGCACTCGAATGCGGGCTCTGCCTTTGGCATCCTTCGCAATGTCGTAACCAAGGAAGGGCCTGCGGCACTCTACAGAGGCATGGGTGCGCCATTGGCATCTATCACTTTTCAG AATGCAATGGTTTTTCAGATCAATGCTGTCCTCTCTCGAGCATTCGACTTGTCCCTTTCTGCTAAAGATCCTCCTTCCTACAAGGGTGTTGCTCTAGGAGGATTTTGCACTGGCGCTCTTCAGAGCCTACTGCTCACTCCCGTAGAATTAGTCAAAATTCGACTTCAATTGCAGAATAACGTCTATGCGAAACTCCATCACGCAGATGCTCATGAAGGCCCCATGAGTGTTGCCAAGAGCATATTCAAAACAGAAGGTGTAAAGGGAATGTACCGAGGCCTAACCATAACTGTGCTGAGGGATGCGCCCGCTCATTGTTTGTACTTCTGGACATATGAGTATATGAGAGAGCAGCTTCACCCAGGCTGCAGAAAGAGCTGCCAAGAAAGCCTGCAAACAATGATGGTGGCAGGAGGGCTAGCAGGAGTTGCTAGCTGGGCTTGTTGCTACCCCCTGGATGTTGTAAAGACCAGACTGCAAGCACAATCCCAATCCTCTCTGCCAAAATACAGTGGCATTGTTGATTGCTTCCGCAAAAGTGTAAGAGAAGAGGGATACAGGGTGCTCTGGCGAGGATTAGGAACTGCGGTTGCTAGGGCATTTATTGTGAATGGGGGCTTATATTTATGCCTGTTTAACAATGGAAGCCTCCAAGCTGAGAATGCAATTTAG